A window from Candidatus Latescibacterota bacterium encodes these proteins:
- the rsgA gene encoding ribosome small subunit-dependent GTPase A: MVKVDSREAERLEGRVLRAESGRFLVDVGEHRVPCRLRGRIRKQRLGQVRNVVVGDRVLVQLTGSEPRPEAEGVIEELLPRDNHLSRASAERSSRQQVLMANLDRVFVVMAAAQPDFNARLLDRFLVAVAHQDLDGVIVLNKCDLADAPGLTAMVLPYRAAGYPVILTSAETGEGVERLARSMAGRVSLFLGPSGAGKSSLLSRVQPGLELSVRTVSEATGKGRHTTSATELHALDRGGWVADSPGVREFGLWGIDAQELAACFPEFRPHLGGCRYPDCTHSHEPDCALQDAVEERAVDPRRYESYLRILESLGEGRFSV, from the coding sequence ATGGTCAAGGTGGATTCGCGTGAGGCCGAGCGCCTCGAGGGACGGGTGCTGCGCGCCGAAAGCGGACGCTTCCTGGTGGACGTCGGCGAGCACCGGGTGCCCTGCCGCCTGCGCGGCAGGATCCGCAAGCAGCGGCTGGGGCAGGTGCGGAACGTGGTCGTCGGCGACCGGGTGCTGGTGCAGCTGACCGGGAGCGAGCCCCGCCCGGAGGCCGAGGGCGTGATCGAGGAGCTTCTGCCCCGGGACAATCACCTCAGCCGGGCCAGCGCCGAGCGGTCGAGCCGTCAGCAGGTGCTGATGGCCAATCTCGACCGGGTCTTCGTGGTCATGGCGGCGGCCCAGCCCGACTTCAACGCCCGCCTGCTGGACCGCTTCCTGGTGGCGGTGGCGCACCAGGACCTGGACGGCGTGATCGTCCTCAACAAGTGCGACCTCGCGGACGCCCCCGGCCTCACCGCCATGGTGCTGCCCTACCGGGCCGCCGGCTATCCGGTGATCCTGACCAGCGCCGAGACGGGCGAGGGCGTCGAGCGGCTGGCGCGAAGCATGGCCGGCCGGGTGAGCCTCTTTCTCGGCCCCTCGGGCGCGGGCAAGAGCAGCCTGCTGAGCCGCGTGCAGCCGGGGCTCGAGCTCAGCGTGCGCACCGTGAGCGAGGCGACGGGCAAGGGCCGTCACACCACCAGCGCCACCGAGCTGCACGCGCTGGACCGCGGCGGCTGGGTGGCCGACTCACCCGGCGTGCGCGAATTCGGGCTGTGGGGGATCGACGCGCAGGAGCTCGCGGCCTGCTTCCCGGAGTTCCGTCCCCACCTGGGCGGCTGCCGCTACCCCGACTGCACGCACTCCCACGAGCCCGACTGCGCGCTGCAGGACGCCGTCGAGGAGCGCGCGGTGGACCCGCGGCGCTACGAGAGCTACCTGCGCATCCTGGAGTCCCTGGGGGAGGGGCGCTTCAGCGTCTAG
- a CDS encoding serine/threonine protein kinase: MNTETADKPMPQVQLGENYTMKRPLATGGAARIFLARQNSLDRDVVIKVLRRQLSAQEEFRRRFAEEAKLLARLEHPNIVQVIDFGEQDSFYYFVMEFVRGGSVRDLLERAEVLPLDVALSIAYFTARGLAYVHDHHVLHLDIKPANILLNREGAVKVADFGLARLVDTQKNAGKHSHPAGTPLYMSPEQVQGATLDARSDLFSFGIVLYQLLTFQTPFQGTSSDEVFREILNCRVDPPSTLREEVPAFVDTLVMTCLQRDRSLRYSNGNALIADLHSVLERLGIHHPDERVQQFLSDPNHYRVVLKKSTLDATKPSLRQRLKQRYGKSAVILMLGAGLLGLEGLWLGRFPSLTALAASVWGHIVGLFH, translated from the coding sequence ATGAACACCGAAACTGCCGACAAGCCGATGCCCCAGGTTCAGCTGGGGGAGAACTACACGATGAAGCGGCCCCTGGCCACGGGCGGCGCCGCGCGCATCTTCCTTGCCCGTCAGAACAGCCTCGACCGCGACGTGGTGATCAAGGTGCTCCGCCGGCAGCTCTCCGCGCAGGAGGAGTTCCGCCGCCGCTTCGCCGAGGAGGCGAAGCTGCTCGCGCGCCTGGAGCACCCGAACATCGTCCAGGTGATCGACTTCGGCGAGCAGGACAGCTTCTACTACTTCGTGATGGAGTTCGTGCGCGGCGGCTCGGTGCGCGACCTGCTGGAGCGGGCCGAGGTGCTGCCGCTGGACGTGGCGCTGTCCATCGCCTACTTCACCGCCCGCGGGCTCGCCTACGTGCACGACCACCACGTCCTGCACCTGGACATCAAGCCGGCGAACATCCTGCTCAATCGCGAGGGCGCGGTGAAGGTGGCCGACTTCGGCCTGGCGCGGCTCGTGGACACGCAGAAGAACGCGGGCAAGCACTCGCACCCGGCCGGCACGCCGCTCTACATGTCGCCGGAGCAGGTGCAGGGCGCCACGCTCGACGCGCGGAGCGACCTGTTCTCCTTCGGCATCGTCCTCTACCAGCTCCTCACCTTCCAGACGCCCTTCCAGGGCACGAGCTCCGACGAGGTCTTCCGCGAGATCCTCAACTGCCGCGTGGATCCGCCGTCGACGCTCAGGGAAGAGGTGCCGGCCTTCGTCGACACGCTGGTGATGACCTGCCTGCAGCGCGACCGCTCCCTGCGCTACTCCAACGGCAACGCGCTCATCGCCGACCTGCACTCCGTGCTGGAGCGGCTGGGCATCCACCATCCGGACGAGCGCGTGCAGCAGTTCCTCAGCGATCCGAACCACTACCGCGTGGTGCTGAAGAAGAGCACGCTGGACGCCACGAAGCCCAGCCTGCGCCAGCGTCTCAAGCAGCGCTACGGCAAGTCGGCCGTCATCCTGATGCTGGGCGCGGGACTGCTGGGGCTCGAGGGCCTCTGGCTGGGCCGCTTCCCCAGCCTGACCGCGCTGGCCGCCTCGGTCTGGGGCCACATCGTCGGCCTCTTCCACTAG
- a CDS encoding cold shock domain-containing protein: MRVTGKVKWFDDAKGYGFITRDAGGDVFVHFSQIQGDGFRSLSEGQAVEFEVQEGPKGPLAIEVKPA, encoded by the coding sequence TTGCGTGTTACCGGGAAAGTGAAGTGGTTCGACGACGCCAAGGGCTACGGGTTCATCACGCGCGACGCCGGCGGCGACGTCTTCGTGCACTTCTCCCAGATCCAGGGGGACGGCTTCCGCTCCCTGAGCGAGGGTCAGGCCGTCGAGTTCGAGGTCCAGGAGGGGCCGAAGGGCCCGCTGGCCATCGAGGTCAAGCCCGCCTGA
- a CDS encoding aminotransferase class IV, with amino-acid sequence MAGAAFVLIGDRLLPAGEACLPVSDRGFLFGDAVYETLRAYAGRPFQLDAHLERLARSAAAIYLELPWSAATLTERLGGLLAANRIDAGRIRITVTRGPGDVRRRLDQLGPPTLVMTADPFTPLEEARYARGVPVEIARRPRNLPGALDPAIKSGNLLNTLLARFEMRDAESFEVLMLNHRGELGEASLANLFLVDAAGRLRTPPLGSGILPGITRALVLELAAAEGLDPDEGPVLPEELLAAREAFLTASTLEVLAISHVDGTPLAAAAGPVTRRLLARYRERVAAELHL; translated from the coding sequence GTGGCCGGCGCGGCGTTCGTCCTGATCGGCGACCGGCTCCTGCCCGCGGGCGAGGCCTGCCTGCCGGTGTCGGACCGGGGCTTCCTCTTCGGCGACGCCGTCTACGAGACCCTGCGCGCCTACGCGGGACGTCCCTTCCAGCTCGACGCGCACCTCGAGCGCCTGGCGCGCTCGGCCGCGGCCATCTACCTGGAGCTGCCCTGGAGCGCCGCGACGCTGACCGAGCGGCTGGGCGGCCTGCTGGCGGCGAATCGCATCGACGCGGGGCGCATCCGCATCACCGTGACGCGCGGCCCGGGCGACGTGCGCCGCCGCCTCGACCAGCTCGGCCCGCCCACCCTGGTCATGACCGCCGATCCCTTCACGCCGCTCGAGGAGGCGCGCTACGCGCGGGGCGTGCCGGTGGAGATCGCCCGCCGCCCGCGCAACCTGCCCGGCGCCCTGGACCCCGCGATCAAGAGCGGCAACCTGCTCAACACGCTGCTGGCCCGCTTCGAGATGCGCGACGCGGAGAGCTTCGAGGTGCTGATGCTCAACCACCGCGGCGAGCTGGGCGAGGCGTCGCTGGCCAACCTCTTCCTCGTGGACGCCGCCGGCCGCCTGCGCACGCCGCCGCTCGGCAGCGGCATCCTGCCGGGCATCACGCGCGCGCTGGTGCTCGAGCTGGCGGCGGCCGAGGGGCTCGACCCCGACGAGGGCCCCGTGCTGCCCGAAGAGCTCCTCGCCGCGCGCGAGGCCTTCCTCACCGCGAGCACGCTGGAGGTGCTCGCCATCTCCCACGTGGACGGGACGCCGCTGGCCGCGGCCGCCGGGCCCGTGACGCGGCGCCTGCTGGCGCGCTACCGCGAGCGCGTGGCCGCCGAACTGCACCTGTGA
- a CDS encoding integration host factor subunit beta, translating to MTKAQIVEEIVQKTGLTKKDVADSVDHFLKAISEALATGRHLEIRGFGTFKVKRRKSRMARNPRTGDPVPVPERNVPVFKVSKELKDLVAAANPVGSESGEAGGM from the coding sequence ATGACCAAGGCCCAGATCGTCGAGGAAATCGTCCAGAAGACCGGCCTCACCAAGAAGGACGTGGCCGATTCGGTGGATCACTTCCTCAAGGCCATCTCCGAGGCGCTCGCGACGGGCAGGCACCTGGAGATCCGCGGCTTCGGGACTTTCAAGGTCAAGCGCCGCAAGTCGCGCATGGCCCGGAATCCGCGCACGGGCGATCCGGTGCCGGTGCCGGAGCGGAACGTCCCCGTGTTCAAGGTCAGCAAGGAACTGAAGGACCTGGTGGCGGCGGCGAACCCCGTGGGCAGCGAGAGCGGGGAAGCGGGCGGCATGTAG
- a CDS encoding NAD+ synthase, with amino-acid sequence MTPGATPAGPWPGETVDHALLRKILVQFIRSEVRRTGLERGVLGLSGGLDSSLVAALAAEALGPERVLGLAMPYRSSSPESLAHARLIAEQTGIRFETREITPMVDAYFAAEDDASSLRRGNKMARERMSILYDRSASEGALVLGTSNKSEIFLGYGTAFGDLASAVNPIGDLYKTQVRALSRFLGLPAAIVDKAPSADLWAGQSDEQELGFSYAEVDPLLYAMLDERLDRDALLARGWEAAFVDRVTEMIRRSQFKRRLPVIAKVSRRTADRDFLYPRDWGSG; translated from the coding sequence GTGACCCCGGGCGCCACGCCGGCCGGGCCCTGGCCCGGGGAGACCGTCGACCACGCGCTGCTGCGCAAGATCCTGGTGCAGTTCATCCGCAGCGAGGTGCGCCGCACCGGCCTCGAGCGCGGCGTGCTGGGTCTCTCCGGGGGCCTCGACTCGAGCCTGGTCGCGGCGCTGGCCGCCGAGGCCCTGGGTCCCGAGCGGGTGCTCGGCCTCGCCATGCCCTACCGAAGCAGTTCGCCCGAGAGCCTGGCCCATGCGCGGCTCATCGCCGAACAGACGGGCATCCGCTTCGAGACGCGCGAGATCACGCCCATGGTGGACGCCTACTTCGCCGCCGAGGACGACGCCAGCAGCCTGCGCCGGGGCAACAAGATGGCGCGGGAGCGGATGAGCATCCTCTACGACCGGTCGGCGTCGGAGGGAGCGCTGGTGCTGGGGACGAGCAACAAGAGCGAGATCTTCCTCGGCTACGGCACGGCCTTCGGCGATCTGGCCAGCGCGGTGAATCCCATCGGCGACCTGTACAAGACGCAGGTGCGCGCGCTCAGCCGCTTCCTGGGCCTGCCGGCGGCGATCGTCGACAAGGCGCCCAGCGCCGATCTCTGGGCCGGCCAGAGCGACGAACAGGAGCTCGGCTTCAGCTACGCCGAGGTGGATCCGCTGCTCTACGCGATGCTCGACGAGCGTCTGGACCGCGACGCGCTGCTGGCGCGCGGCTGGGAGGCGGCCTTCGTGGACCGCGTCACCGAGATGATCCGGCGCTCCCAGTTCAAGCGGCGCCTGCCCGTGATCGCCAAGGTTTCCCGGCGCACGGCGGACCGCGACTTCCTCTACCCGCGCGACTGGGGCAGCGGATGA
- the rsmI gene encoding 16S rRNA (cytidine(1402)-2'-O)-methyltransferase translates to MSASEGRLVLVPTPLGNREDLSPRALRTLAEADLVAAEDTRHTGRLLSDLGIKPRYLAFHEHNEDRQLPRLLEALAEGKRVALVSDAGTPGICDPGFRAVRAALAAGHAVEVLPGPAAVIPAVVGSGLPCDRFSFEGYLPRKPGARRAAFAALEGETRTAVFYETPHRLARSLAALAELMPERPVVVARELSKLHEEYWRGTAAELAASLAERPLKGEYVLVVGGEGAALPARRLP, encoded by the coding sequence ATGAGCGCGAGCGAGGGCCGTCTCGTGCTCGTGCCGACGCCGCTCGGCAATCGCGAGGACCTGTCGCCGCGGGCGCTGCGGACGCTGGCCGAGGCGGACCTGGTGGCCGCCGAGGACACGCGGCACACGGGGCGCCTGCTGAGCGATCTGGGCATCAAGCCGCGCTATCTGGCCTTTCACGAGCACAACGAGGACCGTCAGCTGCCGCGGCTGCTGGAAGCCCTGGCCGAGGGCAAGCGCGTGGCGCTCGTCAGCGACGCCGGCACGCCGGGCATCTGCGATCCCGGCTTTCGCGCCGTGCGCGCGGCGCTGGCCGCGGGGCACGCGGTGGAGGTGCTGCCCGGCCCGGCCGCGGTGATCCCTGCGGTGGTGGGCAGCGGGCTGCCCTGCGATCGCTTCAGCTTCGAGGGCTACCTGCCGCGCAAGCCGGGGGCGCGCCGGGCCGCCTTCGCCGCGCTCGAGGGGGAGACGCGCACGGCCGTCTTCTACGAAACTCCGCACCGGCTCGCGCGCAGTCTGGCCGCGCTGGCCGAGCTGATGCCCGAGCGGCCGGTGGTGGTGGCCCGCGAGCTGAGCAAGCTCCACGAGGAGTACTGGCGCGGGACCGCGGCGGAGCTCGCCGCGTCGCTCGCCGAGCGGCCGCTGAAGGGCGAATACGTCCTGGTGGTGGGCGGTGAAGGCGCCGCCCTGCCGGCACGGCGCTTGCCTTGA
- a CDS encoding CDP-alcohol phosphatidyltransferase family protein, with product MAINKAAVQRVARRILDPVAGLILRLGFGPDALTLTGLVLSLFAATSAAQGHMASAALLLFLGGLCDILDGSMARRSGRATLRGAFLDSTLDRLAEIAVFVGLVVHYRAHLSLQLITVLALTGSLMTSYARARAEGLGVDCKVGLLERPERLALLILGLLLSPLRVGGVGVLELVLTVLAVLTYLTTLQRILHVVGRTRALERDGDLGDAAGDASPRRRRPEVAVVPSEPAPGPSGDGEVLRRGRRSQ from the coding sequence ATGGCGATCAACAAGGCCGCGGTGCAGCGCGTCGCACGACGGATCCTCGATCCCGTGGCGGGGCTCATCCTGCGCCTGGGCTTCGGACCCGACGCGCTGACGCTCACCGGCCTCGTGCTCTCCCTCTTCGCCGCCACCTCCGCCGCCCAGGGCCACATGGCCTCGGCCGCGCTGCTGCTCTTCCTCGGCGGCCTCTGCGACATCCTCGACGGCAGCATGGCCCGACGCAGCGGCCGCGCGACCCTGCGCGGCGCCTTCCTCGACTCGACGCTCGACCGGCTCGCGGAGATCGCGGTCTTCGTCGGGCTGGTCGTGCACTATCGCGCGCACCTGAGCCTGCAGCTCATCACGGTGCTCGCGCTCACGGGCTCGCTGATGACCAGCTACGCGCGCGCCCGCGCCGAGGGACTCGGCGTGGACTGCAAGGTCGGCCTGCTGGAGCGCCCGGAGCGGCTGGCCCTGCTCATCCTCGGTCTGCTGCTCTCTCCGCTGCGCGTGGGTGGGGTGGGCGTGCTCGAGCTCGTGCTCACGGTGCTCGCCGTGCTCACCTACCTGACGACGCTGCAGCGCATCCTGCACGTGGTGGGCCGCACGCGCGCGCTCGAGCGGGACGGCGATCTCGGCGACGCGGCCGGGGACGCCTCCCCGCGCCGCCGGCGTCCCGAAGTGGCGGTCGTGCCCTCCGAGCCCGCGCCTGGTCCGTCCGGCGACGGCGAGGTGCTGCGCCGCGGCCGTCGATCCCAGTGA
- a CDS encoding dTMP kinase: MRGGLFLSLEGGEGSGKSTLLGRLRDFLEHEGYDVLITREPGGPPIAEAVRGILLDPGNTAMDALTELFLYLASRRQNLVERILPQLAKGGVVISDRFADASVAYQGGGRGLGLARVDRLNREAIGEHVPQLTFFLDVDPAQGLERGPGVTAVDRSGGDRIERETLEFHERVRRSYREWAALHPERIKVIDASLPPEAVAAAALNALSRLLAATD, encoded by the coding sequence GTGCGTGGGGGCCTCTTCCTCTCCCTGGAAGGCGGGGAGGGCAGCGGCAAGAGCACCCTGCTGGGACGTCTGCGGGATTTCCTGGAACACGAGGGCTACGATGTCCTTATCACCCGGGAGCCCGGGGGACCGCCCATTGCCGAGGCGGTGCGGGGCATCCTGCTCGATCCCGGCAACACGGCGATGGATGCGCTGACGGAGCTCTTCCTCTACCTCGCCTCACGGCGACAGAATCTGGTGGAGCGCATCCTGCCGCAGCTGGCGAAGGGCGGGGTCGTCATCAGCGACCGCTTCGCCGACGCCAGCGTGGCCTACCAGGGTGGAGGACGGGGCCTCGGCCTCGCGCGGGTGGATCGCCTGAATCGCGAAGCGATCGGCGAACACGTGCCGCAACTGACCTTCTTCCTGGACGTAGACCCCGCCCAGGGGCTCGAGCGCGGGCCGGGGGTCACGGCGGTCGACCGCAGCGGCGGCGATCGCATCGAGCGCGAGACGCTCGAGTTTCACGAACGGGTGCGACGCAGCTATCGGGAATGGGCGGCGCTGCACCCCGAGCGCATCAAGGTGATCGACGCCTCCCTCCCACCCGAGGCGGTGGCCGCGGCGGCCCTGAACGCGCTGAGTCGCCTCCTGGCCGCGACGGACTGA
- a CDS encoding S41 family peptidase, which translates to MRILKKKTFLVLVVALISFGAGVLTTAAARADRAETLRNLERFSRVYQKILSSYVEEEDSNELVDAAIQAMIDKLDPFSTYMDADMLSDLMVKTHGEFGGLGIIISVRDDFPTVISPIEDTPAARLGIRGGDKIVEIEGEGTKGWDVQDAVDKLRGPEGTPVTIGIKRFGVDEVLPYTITRAIIPVVSVPYHFVLADDIGYIRCTQFGEQTSTEMRAALDDLQGQGIKGLILDLRNNPGGLLEAAKDVSDLFLDAGQIIVSTRGRDGRRLQEIYATTDDRYAKNYPLVVMINENSASASEIVAGAIQDWDRGLVVGQNSFGKGSVQSIFQISDDEALKLTTAKYYTPSGRCIHKDENNHRITPEEMLQHAQAAEAEDGDDSTQLQQAPEIPIDQSDLPLYSTLKLQRPVRGGGGIMPDIVLAPDEISDAALDLERRSAFFNFAVELLADHPVTIDFKVDAALMQRFHDWLKDNGIELEDQAFTDNEDYIRMALRREVLYKQFGNVEAYRSTLGMDRVLQETLNLLKGQRDLDALLARSGEDDSATSKTQQ; encoded by the coding sequence GTGCGCATCCTCAAGAAGAAGACCTTCCTCGTCCTCGTGGTCGCCCTGATCAGCTTCGGCGCCGGCGTGCTCACCACCGCCGCCGCGCGGGCCGATCGCGCCGAGACGCTGCGCAACCTGGAGCGCTTCAGCCGCGTGTATCAGAAGATCCTCTCCAGCTACGTCGAGGAGGAGGATTCGAACGAGCTCGTGGACGCGGCCATCCAGGCCATGATCGACAAGCTCGATCCGTTCAGCACCTACATGGACGCCGACATGCTCTCGGACCTCATGGTGAAGACCCATGGCGAGTTCGGCGGGCTCGGCATCATCATCAGCGTGCGCGACGACTTCCCGACGGTGATCAGTCCCATCGAGGACACGCCGGCCGCGCGCCTCGGCATCCGCGGCGGCGACAAGATCGTGGAGATCGAAGGCGAAGGCACCAAGGGCTGGGACGTGCAGGACGCCGTGGACAAGCTGCGCGGCCCGGAGGGCACGCCCGTCACCATCGGCATCAAGCGCTTCGGCGTGGACGAGGTGCTGCCCTACACGATCACGCGCGCGATCATCCCCGTGGTCAGCGTGCCCTATCACTTCGTGCTGGCCGACGACATCGGCTACATCCGCTGCACGCAGTTCGGCGAGCAGACGTCCACCGAGATGCGCGCGGCCCTCGACGACCTGCAGGGCCAGGGCATCAAGGGGCTCATCCTCGACCTGCGCAACAACCCCGGCGGCCTGCTGGAGGCGGCGAAGGACGTCAGCGATCTCTTCCTCGACGCCGGGCAGATCATCGTGAGCACGCGGGGGCGCGACGGCCGCCGCCTGCAGGAGATCTACGCAACCACGGACGATCGTTACGCGAAGAACTACCCGCTCGTGGTGATGATCAACGAGAACTCCGCCAGCGCGAGCGAGATCGTCGCCGGCGCGATCCAGGACTGGGACCGCGGCCTCGTGGTGGGGCAGAACTCCTTCGGCAAGGGCAGCGTGCAGAGCATCTTCCAGATCTCGGACGACGAAGCCCTCAAACTCACGACCGCCAAGTACTACACGCCCAGCGGACGCTGCATCCACAAGGACGAGAACAACCACCGCATCACGCCCGAGGAGATGCTGCAGCACGCCCAGGCGGCGGAGGCCGAGGACGGCGATGACAGCACTCAGCTCCAGCAGGCGCCGGAGATCCCCATCGATCAGAGCGATCTGCCGCTCTACTCCACGCTCAAGCTGCAGCGCCCGGTGCGCGGCGGCGGCGGGATCATGCCCGACATCGTCCTGGCGCCGGACGAAATCTCCGACGCGGCCCTTGACCTCGAAAGACGCTCTGCGTTCTTTAATTTCGCCGTGGAGCTGCTGGCGGATCACCCGGTGACCATCGACTTCAAGGTGGACGCCGCCCTCATGCAGCGCTTCCACGACTGGCTCAAGGACAACGGCATCGAGCTGGAAGACCAGGCGTTCACGGACAACGAGGACTACATCCGCATGGCCCTCCGGCGGGAAGTCCTCTACAAGCAGTTCGGCAACGTGGAGGCCTACCGCTCGACGCTCGGCATGGATCGCGTGTTGCAGGAGACCCTCAACCTGCTGAAGGGCCAGCGAGACCTCGACGCGCTCCTCGCCCGCAGCGGCGAGGACGACTCCGCCACGTCAAAGACGCAGCAGTAA
- the alr gene encoding alanine racemase: MIGPLSWIEVSREALLHNWRLFALQAGPERVLLPVLKANAYGHGLELVARILAGEGQRWFGVHSAEEAEALIALPDLADPRILVLSAVPADRIPALVAGGVRLTVIDLPGLEEAAGAAEAAGIDVPVHLKLETGVNRQGLRAEELEAAAGLLDRSPRLALEGLHSHFANIEDTTDHSYARAQMERFAAMRARLAELGHTPRLAHASCSAAAILFPETHHDLLRLGISLYGHWPSRETRVSAQAAGRNRLDLRPALTWKARIVQIKHVDTGAYVGYGCTWKAEAPTRIGVLPVGYYDGYDRGLGGAHVLVRGRRAPVRGRVMMNLTLVDLGHVPEAERGDEAVLIGSQGDERVSAEQLAEQAGTINYEILARLGSHLRRVETA; this comes from the coding sequence GTGATCGGACCCCTCAGCTGGATCGAGGTCTCCCGCGAGGCGCTGCTCCACAACTGGCGCCTCTTCGCGCTACAGGCGGGGCCCGAGCGCGTGCTGCTGCCCGTGCTCAAGGCCAACGCCTACGGCCACGGGCTGGAGCTGGTGGCGCGGATTCTCGCCGGCGAGGGTCAGCGCTGGTTCGGCGTGCACTCGGCCGAGGAGGCCGAGGCGCTCATCGCGCTGCCGGACCTTGCCGATCCGCGCATTCTCGTGCTCTCGGCTGTGCCCGCGGATCGGATTCCCGCGCTGGTGGCCGGCGGGGTGCGTCTCACGGTGATCGACCTGCCGGGTCTGGAAGAGGCGGCGGGAGCGGCGGAGGCGGCGGGGATCGACGTGCCCGTCCACCTGAAGCTCGAGACCGGCGTGAATCGGCAGGGCCTGCGCGCCGAGGAGCTGGAGGCCGCGGCCGGGCTGCTCGACCGTTCGCCGCGCCTCGCGCTCGAGGGACTGCATTCGCACTTCGCGAACATCGAGGACACCACGGACCATTCGTACGCCCGTGCTCAAATGGAGCGCTTCGCCGCCATGCGCGCGCGACTGGCGGAGCTGGGCCACACGCCGCGGCTCGCGCACGCGTCCTGCTCGGCCGCGGCGATCCTCTTTCCCGAGACGCACCACGACCTGCTGCGGCTCGGCATCAGCCTCTACGGCCACTGGCCGAGTCGCGAGACGCGCGTCAGCGCACAGGCGGCGGGGCGCAATCGGCTGGACCTCCGGCCCGCGCTGACCTGGAAGGCGCGGATCGTCCAGATCAAGCACGTCGACACCGGCGCCTACGTGGGCTACGGCTGCACCTGGAAGGCCGAGGCGCCCACGCGAATCGGCGTGCTGCCGGTGGGCTACTACGACGGCTACGACCGCGGCCTCGGCGGCGCGCACGTGCTGGTGCGCGGACGCCGCGCGCCGGTGCGCGGGCGCGTGATGATGAACCTCACGCTGGTGGATCTGGGCCACGTGCCGGAAGCGGAGCGCGGCGACGAGGCGGTGCTGATCGGGAGTCAGGGGGACGAGAGGGTGAGCGCCGAACAGCTGGCCGAGCAGGCCGGCACGATCAACTACGAGATCCTTGCGCGCCTCGGGTCCCATCTGCGCCGGGTCGAAACGGCGTGA
- a CDS encoding right-handed parallel beta-helix repeat-containing protein — translation MRALVMLLVLCCAVAAQAAVLDVPADYATFADAVAAGAAGDTVRVAAGTYSDSSVPLFYGGLVFIADGEVVMNGATGSEYEPVFYVSYDVEGDPPTQFQGFRFEGNSVAFNLDMDAALDFVDCSFVDNDHVLFGCAGSTVTLLRCSFEGNHSPYFGAALYPCLWRILAEDCVFTGNSAGMQGGAVYLDVNPVDGPHQFERCLFVGNVSPGGAAVYVDGGDAVFRNCVFWGNSDGPTIEMEANNALSFENCIVAGNGDKAFACPGDLDLAVSCTVVHGNAGGDWTDCAAGLLGVDGNADVSPQFCDPEGGDFQVYFGSYCLPENNPCGELIGLYGWGCGTTGTEESSWSQVKSLY, via the coding sequence ATGCGCGCGCTCGTGATGCTTCTCGTCCTCTGCTGTGCGGTCGCCGCCCAGGCTGCCGTGCTCGACGTTCCCGCGGACTACGCCACCTTCGCCGACGCCGTCGCCGCCGGCGCGGCCGGCGACACGGTGCGCGTCGCCGCCGGCACCTACAGCGACAGCAGCGTCCCGCTGTTCTACGGCGGTCTCGTCTTCATCGCGGACGGCGAGGTGGTGATGAACGGCGCCACCGGCAGCGAGTACGAACCGGTGTTCTATGTCTCCTACGATGTGGAGGGCGATCCGCCGACGCAGTTCCAGGGCTTCCGCTTCGAGGGCAACTCGGTCGCGTTCAATCTGGACATGGATGCGGCGCTGGACTTCGTCGACTGCAGCTTCGTCGACAACGACCATGTCCTGTTCGGCTGCGCCGGCTCCACCGTCACTCTGCTGCGCTGCAGCTTCGAGGGCAACCACTCGCCCTACTTCGGCGCCGCGCTCTACCCCTGCCTCTGGCGCATCCTGGCCGAGGACTGCGTCTTCACGGGCAACAGCGCCGGCATGCAGGGCGGTGCGGTCTACCTCGACGTGAATCCCGTCGACGGCCCGCACCAGTTCGAGCGCTGTCTCTTCGTCGGCAACGTGTCGCCGGGGGGCGCGGCCGTCTATGTGGACGGCGGCGACGCCGTCTTCCGGAACTGCGTGTTCTGGGGCAACTCGGACGGCCCGACCATCGAGATGGAAGCCAACAACGCGCTCAGCTTCGAGAACTGCATCGTGGCGGGTAACGGCGACAAGGCCTTCGCCTGCCCGGGGGATCTGGACTTGGCGGTGAGCTGCACGGTCGTGCATGGCAACGCGGGCGGCGACTGGACCGACTGCGCCGCGGGTCTCTTGGGCGTGGACGGCAACGCCGACGTCTCGCCGCAGTTCTGCGATCCGGAGGGCGGCGACTTCCAGGTGTACTTCGGCTCCTACTGCCTGCCGGAGAACAACCCCTGCGGAGAGCTCATCGGGCTCTACGGCTGGGGCTGCGGCACCACGGGCACCGAGGAGAGCAGCTGGAGCCAGGTGAAGTCGCTCTACTAG